One genomic window of Comamonas serinivorans includes the following:
- the prmA gene encoding 50S ribosomal protein L11 methyltransferase, producing MHELRLRCALANVDTVCEALEALDALSVSVEDANALTADETPLFGEPGMPPPQPGWEASLIVALFASRAQADEAAQLIQLQPFFADGEVAGVVPLAEQDWVRLTQSQFEPVEITPEFWIVPTWHEPPAQAVKLIRLDPGLAFGTGTHPTTRMCLRWIARQAPQQPEALARVLDYGCGSGILAIGAGKWGAARIDAVDIDPDAVTQTERNALANGVQLQAGLPDQAQGEYDTVLANILAQPLKVLAPLLVSHVRPGGHLVLAGVLERQVDELQQAYAPWVSLSVADREDGWVLLHAHKPA from the coding sequence ATGCATGAGCTGCGCCTGCGGTGTGCCCTGGCCAACGTGGACACCGTGTGCGAGGCGCTGGAAGCCTTGGACGCCCTGTCGGTGTCGGTCGAGGATGCCAACGCCCTGACGGCCGACGAGACCCCCTTGTTTGGCGAGCCGGGCATGCCGCCCCCGCAGCCCGGCTGGGAGGCCTCCTTGATCGTGGCCTTGTTTGCCTCGCGCGCCCAGGCGGACGAGGCGGCCCAGCTGATTCAACTTCAGCCCTTCTTCGCCGATGGCGAAGTGGCTGGGGTGGTGCCCCTGGCCGAACAGGATTGGGTGCGGCTGACGCAATCGCAATTCGAGCCGGTGGAGATCACGCCCGAGTTCTGGATCGTGCCGACCTGGCACGAGCCGCCCGCGCAGGCCGTCAAACTGATTCGCCTGGACCCGGGCCTGGCGTTTGGCACGGGCACGCACCCCACCACACGCATGTGCCTGCGGTGGATCGCTCGCCAAGCCCCGCAGCAGCCCGAGGCGTTGGCCCGTGTGCTGGACTACGGTTGCGGATCGGGGATCCTGGCCATCGGGGCCGGCAAGTGGGGGGCGGCCCGGATCGATGCCGTGGACATCGATCCCGATGCCGTGACGCAGACCGAGCGCAACGCCCTGGCCAACGGCGTGCAGTTGCAGGCCGGCCTGCCAGACCAGGCGCAAGGCGAGTACGACACCGTGCTGGCCAACATCCTCGCTCAGCCCCTGAAGGTGCTGGCGCCGTTGCTGGTGTCGCATGTGCGGCCGGGCGGGCACCTGGTGCTGGCCGGCGTGCTCGAGCGCCAGGTGGACGAGCTTCAGCAAGCCTATGCCCCATGGGTCTCCTTGTCCGTGGCGGATCGGGAGGATGGCTGGGTGCTGCTGCATGCGCACAAGCCTGCCTGA